AGGAACAGTCGATAACAGGGAAGTTCTTGAAGTAAACCATATCCTTCATACGAAAAGAAGCTGCCGAACCCTTGGATCGGCAGCTTCTTTTGCAATTCAAGGAGTTTTGACCCCGTCAAAGCGGGTAGTCAGCTGCTTCATGAACGCAATGGTTGCTTTTCCTATATAGCGGTCCTTCAGATAAGCAATACCGACTTCCCTGCGAAGTGAAGGGTTGCTTATCGGAATCATGATCATATTCTGATCCGGATACAATTCGAGCAGCGTTTTAGATAGAATGGAAGCTCCGGCACCAGACTGCACGAGGGAGAGAATCGACTTGATGGCCGAAGTCTCTATGACGGGCTCCCAAGCAACGCCATGCATGCTGCACACCGTGTCAATCAACTGCCGGCAACGGTGGGTTTTGGGGAACATAATGATGGGCTCTTTCATCGCTTCTTCTATGGTAACGCTAGGCTCACCGGATAACGGGGAATTGGAATGGGCTACGAAATAAAATTCTTCCTCGTACAAAGAAACTTTACTGAATCTGTCGTCATCTACCGGAAAGATGGTTACCGCAAAATCAAGCTCATCCTGCAGAAGGGGATCCACCACATCCTCCAATGCCAATAGTTTAATGCTTATCCCCGGATATTTATTGTGAAAATCAACCAGCAAACCAGAAACGAGATCATTAATCTCCCCGATTAAAGTCCCAATCGTTAACGATCCGCGCTCCATATGATGAAGTTCGGAAATTTCCTCGCGTGCTCCGTCTATCGAGCGGAAAATGTTGCGGCTATGGTTAAGAAGGATAAAACCCGCTTCCGTAAGCGCGATTTTTTTCCCGATCCGATGAAATAACGGTACCCCCAGCTCTTCCTCCAACTGTTTTATTTGATAACTCATCGTTGGCTGCGTAATACCAAGCTTATCAGCCGCGCGGGTAAAATGAAGCTCATCGCAAATCGCTTGAAAATACTCCAGCTGTCTAATCTCCATGTGATACACCTCGTCAAAATCATGAATCATTCTTGTACTAAGTATAAAAGCATCATTTTGACAAATCAATTAATGGGTATCTATGATTTCGATAGAAATCATCTATTGATTTATCCAATACATATCCGCTTTTCGATTTAATTCAGATATCAAAAAGATAGAAACAATAATATTGATCTATCGATAGCATTCTCCTTACAATGAAGCCATATTCGTCGGACCACATTTAGACATAAACAGGAGAGAGAATGGAGAGATGACTATGAAGAGAATGCACAAACTGCCGGTTGCGCCGGCTTCCTTTTTCGCGATGACCTTGGGGCTGGCGGAAACGGGAAACGCATTGAGATTCGCGCAAGAAACGTGGGGAGGATCAAAGCTATGGGGTGAATGGTTTGAAGGCCTCGCCAGCTCTGATTCCGGAATCCGTACTTCTTTTGTCCGCTGCTATTTTGCCGTATAATGCGGCGTTTGCGCATGTTCTGTTCTGGGCGGGCTCCATATCCAATCTGATGTTGGCGACTATCCGGTATTCCGGAATGTGGAGAAATCCGCGAAGCCATACGCAGGTTACGCCTTCGTTATTCCTGACTTACACGGCAAGCGTACTGGTCAACGCTTTAATAGCGGGGCTGCTCGGCTACAAGGAATATGGTTGGATGGTGTTCGGAGTTGGTATTATTTCTTGGTTGATATTGGATTCCGTTGTCCTCCATCAGCTTGCAACAGGCGGTTTGGACGCGAAGATGCGAAACTTTATGGGCATATATACGGCTCCAGGCGCTATTGTGCTGGTAGCTTATCAAGTTCTGAGCGGACATTCCTCCGATTTGGTTACGTACGCCTTGGCAGGTTATACGTTGTTCCTTGTATTTTCCTTAACGCTTTCTTACAGCATCCATTGTTGTCACTCTGTCCGTTGCCCTTGGAGCTGTTTATTTGCTGATCGCGAAGAAATATTACCCTCCGGTTGCGGCCAGCAAGACCTGATTAAGTTATGCTTTTCTCCGTTGCTTGATGGATCCGAGCATCCATAAAATCAAAGGGAGCACAAGGTAGACAAAAGGGTAAAACATCCCGTTGAGATATAGGTTCTTCAAGGTGAAAGAAAGGCGGATATCGTGGTTGCTGTAAATGTAAAATACGCACCAGATACAGGTGACGATACAAGCGATCAGCCTCCAATTCCGGTAGCCGGTCCATTCGGACAACCCGTAACTAAGAATAAACAAGCAAACGGATAATTTGATAAACGCAGCAAGCAGCCATAGAGGGATGTAAAAAGCATCGATATTTTGAATGAAATTAAGAATGGAGATGTACTTAGTCAAAGAATAGACGGGTACAACTAATTGCGAAGCAATCTGGGGGCCGGTAACACACATCAGAACCAACGTAGCGAGCACACCCCAGACTACCGTCGTAACCGTTCCCCAAACAACTGCCTTTGCAGCCGTTCGCTTGTTCTCCGCAAAAAAGAACAGCATGAGGACGATTGATGGATCTGCGATGTAGCTATAAGAATTAAATGCGCCTGTGAGGATGGCCAGCCATCCGGTATCCGCGTAGACCGGCAGGATTCTCTTCACGTTCATATCTTGAGGATTAAGGAATAACTGAACAAATAACATAAAGAGAAGAATAGGGCCGATAATCTCAGCGCAGCGGCTTATGGCGGTTAATCCGCCTTTGTACACGGCATATACGACAAGAAACAACATACAGAGCAAGATGAGTATCATCGGCGTATTGTGAAGCATGACTAGATTTTGGAAATCAACCGTACCTCTCGCAATCGTGCTCATTTGTCTGAACCATAGCAGGAAATATACCAGCACCAGTATTTTTCCCAGTACGGTGCCCAATAGCTCCTTCATAAACGTAATCAAGGTTTTATCTTCGTGCTGCCTGCATACCCGAAGAGTGATCCAGGTGACAAAGAGCATGGTTAAGCCTCCAAGCACCATGGATATCCAGCTATCTTGAAGTGCTTGCTCCACGGCCAAGTGGATAGGCAGGTAGGAGGTCGTGACGAGAGAGGATATTGTCACGACCCAATACATTTGGTAGCTGCTGACTTTCATGTTTAATGTCCTCATTTCCAATCATCGTTCCAATTGTCCCGCGCTTGTTCCCGTGGATCTTAATTGTATATTCGCTTTAACGGAGACACGAATATTCTTAAAATTTTCATCCCAGTTGTGATTTTGCGTTTTCCACCAATAGGGATGCTTGCGGTGGAGGTACTCGCCAATGCCGAAGATATCCGGTCCCCAGCGTTGGATTTTATTCAGCGTAGCTTGAAAGTCAGTTTGAATTTTCTCGTCCAGGTACTTCTTAAGCTCGATCATATTGTCTACTTCGGACATATCGAGCGGAGTCGTATTATCGAGAAGATAAGCTTGGGCTTTTACCGTTAATAAAATTTGCTTGGGATTAAGCGAATGTATTTGACGCTCGAGATGCGTTAATCGAAAGGATACGGTCCCGTTTCCATCTTTCCATGGTATCGTCATGCCTTGAAAAGTTCCTTTACCAATCATCCAAATCGCCCTAGAGCCTTCACGATCGTTTAGAATTCCTTTTATCTTAAGGTCTTTATCCAAAACCGCATAACCGGCAAATTGGACCAGATGAGCCTTATCTTTGCCTATTTCATCATTATTGTCGATCTGCAGGAGAGGGATTAGGATCCTTGTTCCTTTCTCCGTTAATTCAATGATAAATTGCCTTATCGAGTATTTGTTCATCCCGTTAATCCGCAGCTCTTTGCTTGTTGCAATGCTGGAAAGCTGCTCCAGGGGGTGCTTGATCTTCATGAATTCTTTGGCGCTGCCTTTAATCAGAATGATAGTATCCCGTTGATTGTTTGCGGGGTCTCTGTTTAATTTGTCCAAGAGCTTGTTGGCATCGTTTTTTTCAATAAACTCCTGGCTGATCGCGATCAGCGCGCGGTGGCTGGTCATCAGCCTGCGGGACAGCTTTTTTTGCACCTTTTCATTGGCTTCGAATACACTTCTACCCTTCGCCGATATGATGATAAAACTATCCGAATCACCGGATCCTCCTTTGGATGAACCGCTTAATTGGGAAGGAACGGCGATCTGATGGCTGACCTCGAGCATGTCCTCCCCGGCACTATCGATTCCGGTACCGATCACGAAGGCTAATTGATTGGGTTCAACAAAATCCGTACAGCCAGCAGTAGCAAAGAGCAGAACAAGCGATAGACAAACCAGTTTTAAAAAACGTATCATTTGTTCCGTCCTTTCTTATTACGGCCATTCTGAATCCAGAAAGGATAACGGATTATGATGTCTTTGATCCGTTTGCCGTCAAAAGGAGCGATCGGGTACATATAAGGTCTTCCGAAGGATTCGAGCATCACCATATGAACCATCAAGAAGATAATGCCGAATGCAAAACCTACAAAGCCAAGTAAACCGGTAATGATCAGAAACAGATAACGAATGATACGGAAGGGGAGACTGGCACTGTATCTTGGAATCGAATACGACGCTACACCCGTTAAGGAAACCACGATAATGATTGGCGTTGATATGATGCCGGCTTCTACGGCGGCTTGTCCGATGACCAGCGCTCCAAGAATGCTGACAACCGGTCCTAATTGGTTGGGAAGATGAACGCCGGCTTCCTGAAGGGCATCAAATACGAACAGCATAAGGAAGACCTCGATAACCGTCGGAAACGGAGAGCTTTCTCTTGCCGTCGAGATCCCTATCATCAGATAACTTGGTACCATCTCCGGATGGAAGGTCGACAGGGAAACGTAAATAGCGGGCAAAGCGAAAGAAATGAAGGTCATAATGTAACGAATCGTGCGGGTAAGCAATACAAAAATAAACCTCTCGAAATAATCATCTACGGATTGAAGGCCGGACCAGAATGTAATGGGAAGAATCAGAGTAAAGGGTGACCCGTTTGCCATAATAGCCACTTTACCTTCCAATAAGCTTGCCGTGACGATATCCGGACGTTCAGTATTCTGAATCTGCGAGAAGAGAGAGAAGGATTTGCCCTCAATCCATTCCTCGATGTAGGCGGAATCGATAATCCCGTCTATTTCAATGGCATTGAGTTTCTCCCTCACTTGCGCGATTATTTTTTCTTCCGCAAGACCTTGCACATAGATTAGAGCCACTTCCGTCTGCGTGTATTTGCCAATCGTGAAGGACTCCAGCTTTAGATCCTTATGAATAATCCGGCGTCTGATCATCGTGGTATTCGTACGCAAGCTTTCAACAAAGCCCTCCTTGGAACCTCGTAAAGCCGCTTCCTTCTTAGGCTCTTGGATGCTTCTTGTTTCGAAATCCTGAATCTGGGCGATAAGCGCGGAGGTCTCGCCGTCTACCAGCACGGCCAGACTGCCCTGCAGAATATGCTGCATTAGCTTTTCCGAGTTATCAACCGTTTGAACCTTAGCTAAGGGAAGCCAATTATTGCCGATGATTTCCGCTAAGGATGGCATGCGGTTTGAGCCATTTGGCAGTTCATCTTGGATAAGAGGTTTTAGAATACTCTCTTCAACGCTTTGTACACGTATCATTCCATCCAAATAAGCAAGAAACAGCAAGGTTTCATCCTTTAGCTTGAAGGAACGGATAACGAAGTCCGAGCAATTCTGAAATTGTTCTCTAAGGTACGTTTCATTCTCTTCAAGTCTAGAACTGAGATTCATAGAGAATCACCTCGCCTGGATTAATCAGCCGCTTCACATGGGTATTGGGTATTATGACCAATTGGTGAAAAGGCTATGCAATCTAAGGCTTCTAGAGGATATCGGAATACCGGCCACGAATATCAGAACCATTAGGGAAGAAGAATAGAACGAATTGATAGTTTAGGGGGATAACGCATGGAAGTGTTTGCAGACTTTCTGGCGGGGATTGATAACTTGACACACCGGGAACGGGCAGAAGAAGTGTTGACTTGGGTCGCGGATACGTTCCCGGCTTTAGTTCCGAAAATCGGCTGGAACCAGCCTATGTTCACCGATCACGATACCTATATTATCGGATTTAGCGTAGCGAAACAGCATCTGGCCGTTGCGCCGGAACGGGCAGGAATGATTCGGTTCAAGGAGGATATCGAGAAGGCCGGTTATGATCAGACTAACCTCTTGCTGCGGATTCGGTGGGATAAAGCGGTGGATTACAGCCTTTTAAAAAAGATGATCGAATTTAATATCGCCGACAAAGCGGAATGCACAACGTTCTGGAGGAAATAGTTCGGTCAGACCGGCAGGAGATTATATACCCGAGTAGAATAATAGGAATATACTTGCTGTACGGGAGGGCTGCGCTTGATCAAATTATTCGAATATAATTGGCAGGTTCGCAAGGATTGGTTCCGTTGGTGCGAAGAAGTGAATCCTGATGAGCTAATGAAAAAGCGTACAGGCGGATTAGGCTTCATCCTGCCCACGCTGTATCATATTGCGGCCGTCGAATATGGCTGGATCTGTGGCGGAATAGAAGGGAAGGAACTATACATACCTTCGTTTGGCGAGGTTGCCAGCCTGCAGGAAGTAATTGATTTCTCTAACCGCTGCCATGAGGAGGTTGCGCCATTCGTCTATGGATGGAACGACACCCTTGAGAATCGCGTGATGATTGATATCACGGATGACGGGGAAGAGGAAGCCCATAAATGCGGAGAAGTCATGAGGCATGTCATCGCCCATGAGATCCACCACATCGGTCAGTTATCCGTGTGGGCACGCGAGGTCGGCAAGGCTCCTGTCAGCGCAAATCTAATCGGCAGAGGGTTATTCGGTTGATACAGTATCAATCATAGTGACAAAGGAGTGTGGATAGCATGGAATTGGGTCTTAAAGGAAAACGGGCAATCATTACCGGCGGAAGTAAAGGTATTGGACTTGAAACAGCGATATTGCTTGCAGCAGAAGGAGCTCAGGTGGCTATTGTAGCCAGAAGCGAAGAGCCCTTGAAGGCTGCGGCAGCAAAAATCGTCGAAAAGACCGGCGTAGAGCCGCTTATTATCTCTGCTGACGTATCTGTCGAAGCAGAGGTGCGGCGCGCGGTTGCAACGGCAGCCGAACACTTTGGCGGTATTGACATATTGGTCAATAATGCCGGTACTTCGGCAGCAAAGCCGTTTGAAGCGGTGGATACGGCAGCTTGGTCTGCCGATCTGGATCTAAAGCTATTTGGAGCAATCCACTTCACGCGTGCAGCATTGCCATACCTGCGCCAGAGCGGAAGAAGCGCGGTCGTAAATGTAACGGCAATCGGCGGCAAGACGCCTTCCGGCTCTTCGCTGCCAACCTCGGTAAGCCGAGCAGCTGGCCTTGCGTTAACGAAAGCGATGAGCAAGGATCTGGCGGCCGACGGGATTCGCGTAAATGCCGTCTGCATCGGCTTGATCCGGAGCGATCAGATCGAGCGGATGTGGCAGGCAACTGCCCCGCATTTAACTTGGGACGAATTCGCAGCAGAGCCGCGTCATGATATTCCTCTAAAGCGCATTGGCCGCACGGAGGAAGCGGCGAACGTGATCGCGTTCCTCGTATCGGATGCCGCATCCTACGTGACGGGGACATCCGTTAATATTGACGGCGGCAAAGCAGCCGTTCTCTAAACTCGAATAAACGATAGAATCGGAAAAGTCGCGTGAACCGCGGCTTTTCTAATTTAACCACATTAAATAAAAATGATTATGG
This region of Paenibacillus sp. JDR-2 genomic DNA includes:
- a CDS encoding Ger(x)C family spore germination protein, which produces MIRFLKLVCLSLVLLFATAGCTDFVEPNQLAFVIGTGIDSAGEDMLEVSHQIAVPSQLSGSSKGGSGDSDSFIIISAKGRSVFEANEKVQKKLSRRLMTSHRALIAISQEFIEKNDANKLLDKLNRDPANNQRDTIILIKGSAKEFMKIKHPLEQLSSIATSKELRINGMNKYSIRQFIIELTEKGTRILIPLLQIDNNDEIGKDKAHLVQFAGYAVLDKDLKIKGILNDREGSRAIWMIGKGTFQGMTIPWKDGNGTVSFRLTHLERQIHSLNPKQILLTVKAQAYLLDNTTPLDMSEVDNMIELKKYLDEKIQTDFQATLNKIQRWGPDIFGIGEYLHRKHPYWWKTQNHNWDENFKNIRVSVKANIQLRSTGTSAGQLER
- a CDS encoding spore germination protein, which produces MNLSSRLEENETYLREQFQNCSDFVIRSFKLKDETLLFLAYLDGMIRVQSVEESILKPLIQDELPNGSNRMPSLAEIIGNNWLPLAKVQTVDNSEKLMQHILQGSLAVLVDGETSALIAQIQDFETRSIQEPKKEAALRGSKEGFVESLRTNTTMIRRRIIHKDLKLESFTIGKYTQTEVALIYVQGLAEEKIIAQVREKLNAIEIDGIIDSAYIEEWIEGKSFSLFSQIQNTERPDIVTASLLEGKVAIMANGSPFTLILPITFWSGLQSVDDYFERFIFVLLTRTIRYIMTFISFALPAIYVSLSTFHPEMVPSYLMIGISTARESSPFPTVIEVFLMLFVFDALQEAGVHLPNQLGPVVSILGALVIGQAAVEAGIISTPIIIVVSLTGVASYSIPRYSASLPFRIIRYLFLIITGLLGFVGFAFGIIFLMVHMVMLESFGRPYMYPIAPFDGKRIKDIIIRYPFWIQNGRNKKGRNK
- a CDS encoding LysR family transcriptional regulator; translated protein: MEIRQLEYFQAICDELHFTRAADKLGITQPTMSYQIKQLEEELGVPLFHRIGKKIALTEAGFILLNHSRNIFRSIDGAREEISELHHMERGSLTIGTLIGEINDLVSGLLVDFHNKYPGISIKLLALEDVVDPLLQDELDFAVTIFPVDDDRFSKVSLYEEEFYFVAHSNSPLSGEPSVTIEEAMKEPIIMFPKTHRCRQLIDTVCSMHGVAWEPVIETSAIKSILSLVQSGAGASILSKTLLELYPDQNMIMIPISNPSLRREVGIAYLKDRYIGKATIAFMKQLTTRFDGVKTP
- a CDS encoding DinB family protein translates to MIKLFEYNWQVRKDWFRWCEEVNPDELMKKRTGGLGFILPTLYHIAAVEYGWICGGIEGKELYIPSFGEVASLQEVIDFSNRCHEEVAPFVYGWNDTLENRVMIDITDDGEEEAHKCGEVMRHVIAHEIHHIGQLSVWAREVGKAPVSANLIGRGLFG
- a CDS encoding GerAB/ArcD/ProY family transporter, with product MKVSSYQMYWVVTISSLVTTSYLPIHLAVEQALQDSWISMVLGGLTMLFVTWITLRVCRQHEDKTLITFMKELLGTVLGKILVLVYFLLWFRQMSTIARGTVDFQNLVMLHNTPMILILLCMLFLVVYAVYKGGLTAISRCAEIIGPILLFMLFVQLFLNPQDMNVKRILPVYADTGWLAILTGAFNSYSYIADPSIVLMLFFFAENKRTAAKAVVWGTVTTVVWGVLATLVLMCVTGPQIASQLVVPVYSLTKYISILNFIQNIDAFYIPLWLLAAFIKLSVCLFILSYGLSEWTGYRNWRLIACIVTCIWCVFYIYSNHDIRLSFTLKNLYLNGMFYPFVYLVLPLILWMLGSIKQRRKA
- a CDS encoding SDR family NAD(P)-dependent oxidoreductase, giving the protein MELGLKGKRAIITGGSKGIGLETAILLAAEGAQVAIVARSEEPLKAAAAKIVEKTGVEPLIISADVSVEAEVRRAVATAAEHFGGIDILVNNAGTSAAKPFEAVDTAAWSADLDLKLFGAIHFTRAALPYLRQSGRSAVVNVTAIGGKTPSGSSLPTSVSRAAGLALTKAMSKDLAADGIRVNAVCIGLIRSDQIERMWQATAPHLTWDEFAAEPRHDIPLKRIGRTEEAANVIAFLVSDAASYVTGTSVNIDGGKAAVL
- a CDS encoding iron chaperone, with the translated sequence MEVFADFLAGIDNLTHRERAEEVLTWVADTFPALVPKIGWNQPMFTDHDTYIIGFSVAKQHLAVAPERAGMIRFKEDIEKAGYDQTNLLLRIRWDKAVDYSLLKKMIEFNIADKAECTTFWRK